In a genomic window of Mercenaria mercenaria strain notata chromosome 19, MADL_Memer_1, whole genome shotgun sequence:
- the LOC128550981 gene encoding lipase ZK262.3-like, with the protein MPPLIQASCNTQSSCERCVTTRSGSGSCRWCPDTNTCHTRSSTRNNCKECYSYTISNLCNIKVFSRCSRNLKQSNRGFNVTEAYNALLFSAVAYTDDPKACINKLFPSNDLRLTEIVGTISVECAWYFKYKECFAYVAVSKTFKSIIVAFRGTSNSTQLVEEFASTFTFKVSSKIGGSILSYFNKVNTLMYGCLKKSVEDALRKLPGYKVYIVGHSLGGALASVASGELRYDGVITNAQMTLFTFGMPRTGNEIYAKRHDTILSKSFRVVHYNDIVSRLPLMKLGYFHHQLEIYYRKDMKRTSSYIVCNDYEDMECVNSVSASWSSIEYHKHYYGIDVGSHCDSITKKRRKRSDEDSDLRHLFRSDRCTRIKSEDIPVSNAKPPSNMTEHILMILLMLLIKSQ; encoded by the coding sequence ATGCCTCCTTTGATCCAAGCATCATGCAATACACAGAGCAGCTGTGAAAGGTGTGTAACAACGAGATCAGGATCAGGGTCATGCCGATGGTGTCCGGACACTAACACATGTCATACCCGTAGTTCAACACGTAATAACTGTAAAGAATGTTATTCTTACACAATATCAAATTTGTGTAACATCAAAGTTTTTTCGAGATGCAGTCGAAATCTGAAGCAATCAAACCGTGGGTTTAATGTGACAGAAGCGTACAACGCGTTGCTATTCTCAGCTGTTGCCTATACAGATGATCCGAAAGCTTGCATTAACAAACTGTTTCCTTCAAATGACCTACGACTTACTGAAATCGTAGGAACAATATCAGTTGAATGTGCTTGGTATTTCAAATACAAGGAGTGTTTCGCATACGTAGCCGTATCAAAAACGTTCAAGAGTATCATTGTTGCATTCCGAGGGACATCTAACTCTACCCAGTTGGTCGAAGAATTTGCCTCaacttttacttttaaagttTCATCTAAAATAGGTGGGTCAATTCTAAGTTACTTCAACAAAGTAAACACACTGATGTATGGTTGTTTGAAAAAATCTGTCGAAGATGCTTTAAGGAAACTACCTGGCTATAAAGTGTACATTGTCGGACATTCCCTTGGCGGTGCCTTGGCTTCGGTTGCCTCAGGAGAACTCCGTTATGACGGGGTTATAACTAATGCACAGATGACACTCTTCACTTTTGGCATGCCTCGGACTGGAAACGAGATATATGCTAAAAGGCATGACACTATATTATCGAAAAGTTTCAGAGTCGTTCACTACAACGATATCGTTAGTAGACTACCACTAATGAAATTAGGATATTTTCACCACCAGTTGGAAATATATTATAGAAAAGACATGAAACGGACATCTTCTTATATCGTATGTAATGACTATGAGGACATGGAATGTGTAAATAGTGTCTCTGCGTCATGGTCGTCAATAGAATATCATAAACATTACTACGGAATAGATGTTGGTTCGCACTGTGATTCTATAACAAAAAAACGTCGCAAAAGGTCCGACGAAGATTCCGACTTGAGACATCTTTTCAGGTCTGACAGATGTACCCGGATTAAAAGTGAAGATATTCCGGTAAGCAATGCAAAACCGCCCAGTAACATGACCGAACATATTCTGATGATTCTTTTAATGTTGCTGATTAAAAGccaataa
- the LOC123542466 gene encoding uncharacterized protein LOC123542466 isoform X3: protein MDPSSPKSWGTLEQFSACALTCVPGYEKLTQVCCDTGLDAVCANLPWDTLKIQLGTCNDSASTGVSKSAWISLEQFAACFITCVTGYEKLAEACCQTGTDAICKNLPWSILKTRLGTCQAAATTTTTIMPVSTTPQDQLSVHTTPMIATTTRTDSCQDDVASRACIDPTILKALCHDNKFAWRFCPRSCNMCDTCWDYLNCTSPEAQKLFCGREGYAIQYCRKTCGKCAHKPSPVTVNQCGDPVANEMICELLHTEICICNDPSVKDLCQNFCNDKCTTKVSSLPTCSPISTTATRMRRDELLQRILMN, encoded by the exons ATGGATCCAAGCTCCCCAAAGA GCTGGGGAACGTTAGAGCAGTTTTCAGCCTGTGCATTGACATGTGTGCCAGGGTACGAGAAACTGACACAGGTGTGCTGTGATACCGGTTTAGATGCGGTATGTGCCAATCTACCGTGGGACACGTTGAAAATACAGCTAGGAACTTGTAACG ATTCGGCGTCAACAGGGGTTTCAAAGTCAG CATGGATTTCTCTGGAGCAATTTGCCGCATGCTTCATCACGTGCGTTACAGGATACGAGAAACTGGCCGAGGCTTGCTGTCAGACAGGAACAGACGCGATTTGTAAGAACTTGCCTTGGAGTATCTTAAAGACACGTCTGGGGACATGTCAAG cagcagcaacaacaacaacaacaattatgCCTGTCTCCACAACACCCCAAG atCAGCTTAGTGTACATACTACACCAATGATTGCCACGACAACTCGTACAG ATAGTTGTCAGGATGATGTAGCTTCCAGGGCCTGTATCGACCCTACAATACTCAAGGCACTTTGTCACGACAACAAATTTGCGTGGAGATTTTGTCCAAGGTCATGCAATATGTGTG ACACCTGTTGGGACTACTTGAATTGTACAAGTCCAGAAGCACAAAAGCTGTTTTGTGGACGGGAAGGTTATGCAATTCAGTATTGTAGAAAAACATGTGGGAAATGTGCGC ATAAACCATCGCCCGTCACGGTTAACCAATGTGGCGATCCTGTGGCCAATGAAATGATATGTGAGCTATTGCATACAGAAATCTGCATTTGCAATGACCCTTCAGTGAAGGATTTATGCCAgaacttctgtaatgataaatgtaccACAAAGGTGTCTAGTCTACCAACCTGTAGCCCAATATCTACCACTGCG ACGAGAATGCGAAGGGATGAGTTATTACAAAGAATTTTGATGAACTAG
- the LOC123542466 gene encoding uncharacterized protein LOC123542466 isoform X1: MDPSSPKSWGTLEQFSACALTCVPGYEKLTQVCCDTGLDAVCANLPWDTLKIQLGTCNDSASTGVSKSAWISLEQFAACFITCVTGYEKLAEACCQTGTDAICKNLPWSILKTRLGTCQAAATTTTTIMPVSTTPQGSCQDEPQAVGCLDPDILREVCRDRQTALTICPRSCGLCDQLSVHTTPMIATTTRTDSCQDDVASRACIDPTILKALCHDNKFAWRFCPRSCNMCDTCWDYLNCTSPEAQKLFCGREGYAIQYCRKTCGKCAHKPSPVTVNQCGDPVANEMICELLHTEICICNDPSVKDLCQNFCNDKCTTKVSSLPTCSPISTTATRMRRDELLQRILMN; encoded by the exons ATGGATCCAAGCTCCCCAAAGA GCTGGGGAACGTTAGAGCAGTTTTCAGCCTGTGCATTGACATGTGTGCCAGGGTACGAGAAACTGACACAGGTGTGCTGTGATACCGGTTTAGATGCGGTATGTGCCAATCTACCGTGGGACACGTTGAAAATACAGCTAGGAACTTGTAACG ATTCGGCGTCAACAGGGGTTTCAAAGTCAG CATGGATTTCTCTGGAGCAATTTGCCGCATGCTTCATCACGTGCGTTACAGGATACGAGAAACTGGCCGAGGCTTGCTGTCAGACAGGAACAGACGCGATTTGTAAGAACTTGCCTTGGAGTATCTTAAAGACACGTCTGGGGACATGTCAAG cagcagcaacaacaacaacaacaattatgCCTGTCTCCACAACACCCCAAG GTTCGTGTCAAGATGAGCCGCAGGCGGTAGGTTGTTTGGACCCGGACATACTGAGGGAGGTTTGCAGAGATCGGCAAACAGCTTTGACTATCTGTCCGAGGTCATGTGGTCTTTGTG atCAGCTTAGTGTACATACTACACCAATGATTGCCACGACAACTCGTACAG ATAGTTGTCAGGATGATGTAGCTTCCAGGGCCTGTATCGACCCTACAATACTCAAGGCACTTTGTCACGACAACAAATTTGCGTGGAGATTTTGTCCAAGGTCATGCAATATGTGTG ACACCTGTTGGGACTACTTGAATTGTACAAGTCCAGAAGCACAAAAGCTGTTTTGTGGACGGGAAGGTTATGCAATTCAGTATTGTAGAAAAACATGTGGGAAATGTGCGC ATAAACCATCGCCCGTCACGGTTAACCAATGTGGCGATCCTGTGGCCAATGAAATGATATGTGAGCTATTGCATACAGAAATCTGCATTTGCAATGACCCTTCAGTGAAGGATTTATGCCAgaacttctgtaatgataaatgtaccACAAAGGTGTCTAGTCTACCAACCTGTAGCCCAATATCTACCACTGCG ACGAGAATGCGAAGGGATGAGTTATTACAAAGAATTTTGATGAACTAG
- the LOC123542466 gene encoding uncharacterized protein LOC123542466 isoform X2, with protein MDPSSPKSWGTLEQFSACALTCVPGYEKLTQVCCDTGLDAVCANLPWDTLKIQLGTCNDSASTGVSKSAWISLEQFAACFITCVTGYEKLAEACCQTGTDAICKNLPWSILKTRLGTCQAATTTTTIMPVSTTPQGSCQDEPQAVGCLDPDILREVCRDRQTALTICPRSCGLCDQLSVHTTPMIATTTRTDSCQDDVASRACIDPTILKALCHDNKFAWRFCPRSCNMCDTCWDYLNCTSPEAQKLFCGREGYAIQYCRKTCGKCAHKPSPVTVNQCGDPVANEMICELLHTEICICNDPSVKDLCQNFCNDKCTTKVSSLPTCSPISTTATRMRRDELLQRILMN; from the exons ATGGATCCAAGCTCCCCAAAGA GCTGGGGAACGTTAGAGCAGTTTTCAGCCTGTGCATTGACATGTGTGCCAGGGTACGAGAAACTGACACAGGTGTGCTGTGATACCGGTTTAGATGCGGTATGTGCCAATCTACCGTGGGACACGTTGAAAATACAGCTAGGAACTTGTAACG ATTCGGCGTCAACAGGGGTTTCAAAGTCAG CATGGATTTCTCTGGAGCAATTTGCCGCATGCTTCATCACGTGCGTTACAGGATACGAGAAACTGGCCGAGGCTTGCTGTCAGACAGGAACAGACGCGATTTGTAAGAACTTGCCTTGGAGTATCTTAAAGACACGTCTGGGGACATGTCAAG cagcaacaacaacaacaacaattatgCCTGTCTCCACAACACCCCAAG GTTCGTGTCAAGATGAGCCGCAGGCGGTAGGTTGTTTGGACCCGGACATACTGAGGGAGGTTTGCAGAGATCGGCAAACAGCTTTGACTATCTGTCCGAGGTCATGTGGTCTTTGTG atCAGCTTAGTGTACATACTACACCAATGATTGCCACGACAACTCGTACAG ATAGTTGTCAGGATGATGTAGCTTCCAGGGCCTGTATCGACCCTACAATACTCAAGGCACTTTGTCACGACAACAAATTTGCGTGGAGATTTTGTCCAAGGTCATGCAATATGTGTG ACACCTGTTGGGACTACTTGAATTGTACAAGTCCAGAAGCACAAAAGCTGTTTTGTGGACGGGAAGGTTATGCAATTCAGTATTGTAGAAAAACATGTGGGAAATGTGCGC ATAAACCATCGCCCGTCACGGTTAACCAATGTGGCGATCCTGTGGCCAATGAAATGATATGTGAGCTATTGCATACAGAAATCTGCATTTGCAATGACCCTTCAGTGAAGGATTTATGCCAgaacttctgtaatgataaatgtaccACAAAGGTGTCTAGTCTACCAACCTGTAGCCCAATATCTACCACTGCG ACGAGAATGCGAAGGGATGAGTTATTACAAAGAATTTTGATGAACTAG
- the LOC123542466 gene encoding uncharacterized protein LOC123542466 isoform X4, translating into MDPSSPKSWGTLEQFSACALTCVPGYEKLTQVCCDTGLDAVCANLPWDTLKIQLGTCNDSASTGVSKSAWISLEQFAACFITCVTGYEKLAEACCQTGTDAICKNLPWSILKTRLGTCQAATTTTTIMPVSTTPQDQLSVHTTPMIATTTRTDSCQDDVASRACIDPTILKALCHDNKFAWRFCPRSCNMCDTCWDYLNCTSPEAQKLFCGREGYAIQYCRKTCGKCAHKPSPVTVNQCGDPVANEMICELLHTEICICNDPSVKDLCQNFCNDKCTTKVSSLPTCSPISTTATRMRRDELLQRILMN; encoded by the exons ATGGATCCAAGCTCCCCAAAGA GCTGGGGAACGTTAGAGCAGTTTTCAGCCTGTGCATTGACATGTGTGCCAGGGTACGAGAAACTGACACAGGTGTGCTGTGATACCGGTTTAGATGCGGTATGTGCCAATCTACCGTGGGACACGTTGAAAATACAGCTAGGAACTTGTAACG ATTCGGCGTCAACAGGGGTTTCAAAGTCAG CATGGATTTCTCTGGAGCAATTTGCCGCATGCTTCATCACGTGCGTTACAGGATACGAGAAACTGGCCGAGGCTTGCTGTCAGACAGGAACAGACGCGATTTGTAAGAACTTGCCTTGGAGTATCTTAAAGACACGTCTGGGGACATGTCAAG cagcaacaacaacaacaacaattatgCCTGTCTCCACAACACCCCAAG atCAGCTTAGTGTACATACTACACCAATGATTGCCACGACAACTCGTACAG ATAGTTGTCAGGATGATGTAGCTTCCAGGGCCTGTATCGACCCTACAATACTCAAGGCACTTTGTCACGACAACAAATTTGCGTGGAGATTTTGTCCAAGGTCATGCAATATGTGTG ACACCTGTTGGGACTACTTGAATTGTACAAGTCCAGAAGCACAAAAGCTGTTTTGTGGACGGGAAGGTTATGCAATTCAGTATTGTAGAAAAACATGTGGGAAATGTGCGC ATAAACCATCGCCCGTCACGGTTAACCAATGTGGCGATCCTGTGGCCAATGAAATGATATGTGAGCTATTGCATACAGAAATCTGCATTTGCAATGACCCTTCAGTGAAGGATTTATGCCAgaacttctgtaatgataaatgtaccACAAAGGTGTCTAGTCTACCAACCTGTAGCCCAATATCTACCACTGCG ACGAGAATGCGAAGGGATGAGTTATTACAAAGAATTTTGATGAACTAG